A DNA window from Brenneria izadpanahii contains the following coding sequences:
- a CDS encoding isochorismatase family protein, translating into MYDKLLTVSDAAKMLGISASTLRRLEENGEVKTYGLKVVYTPGGQRRYLADEIQRIYSQTGFASKIGFGSKAAVLIRDVTYAFMDSGSTLAINTSFNKTALRRLLKSAGQHQLPTVFTRTIYQEDHPFSRMWGKKFSSITVLTDDAYLNQTDAALEGVAFDRMQSTCYISDLHGHDLTMWLKRQGVDTVILGGVTASGSLRATAIEAFQAGFHVVVPREIVGDRSQSVLDFTLLDLNARYADVLGIDEVLGWLTEQPVAAEQEQA; encoded by the coding sequence ATGTACGATAAATTATTGACGGTTTCTGATGCGGCGAAAATGCTGGGGATCTCCGCCAGCACCTTAAGGCGCCTGGAGGAAAATGGCGAGGTGAAAACCTACGGCCTCAAGGTGGTCTACACGCCTGGCGGTCAGCGCCGCTATCTGGCCGATGAAATCCAACGCATTTATTCACAGACCGGGTTCGCCAGTAAAATTGGTTTTGGCTCGAAGGCGGCGGTTCTGATTCGGGACGTCACCTATGCCTTTATGGATTCCGGGTCGACGCTGGCGATCAATACGTCGTTTAATAAAACCGCGCTGCGCCGGTTACTGAAGTCGGCCGGACAACATCAGCTACCGACGGTATTTACCCGCACGATTTATCAGGAAGATCACCCTTTTTCCCGCATGTGGGGGAAAAAGTTTTCCTCTATCACCGTCCTGACGGATGACGCCTACCTTAATCAGACCGATGCGGCTCTGGAGGGCGTTGCGTTCGATCGGATGCAGTCCACTTGCTATATCTCCGATTTGCACGGTCACGATCTAACGATGTGGTTGAAGCGGCAGGGCGTGGATACGGTGATCCTGGGCGGCGTGACCGCCAGCGGCAGCCTGCGCGCCACGGCGATCGAAGCGTTCCAGGCGGGGTTCCACGTGGTGGTGCCGCGGGAGATTGTCGGCGACAGAAGTCAATCCGTGCTGGATTTCACCCTGTTGGATCTCAATGCCCGCTATGCGGATGTGCTTGGTATTGACGAGGTGCTCGGCTGGCTGACCGAACAGCCCGTCGCGGCGGAACAGGAACAGGCGTAA
- the ubiG gene encoding bifunctional 2-polyprenyl-6-hydroxyphenol methylase/3-demethylubiquinol 3-O-methyltransferase UbiG: MNAENQKPNVDQQEIAKFEAIAPRWWDLEGEFKPLHRINPLRLGYIAQRAEGLFGKKVLDVGCGGGILAESMAKEGADVTGLDMGAEPLQVARLHALESGMTMNYIQETVEAHSQAHPGEYDVVTCMEMLEHVPDPQSVVQACAQLVKPGGHVFFSTINRNAKAWAMAVIGAEYILKMVPRGTHDIKKFIRPAELIGWIDTTPLRERHIIGLHYNPLTDHFKLGPNVDVNYMLHTRREA, translated from the coding sequence ATGAATGCAGAAAATCAGAAACCGAATGTCGACCAGCAGGAAATAGCCAAATTTGAGGCGATAGCCCCCCGCTGGTGGGATTTGGAAGGTGAATTCAAACCCTTGCACCGCATCAACCCGCTGCGGCTGGGTTATATCGCGCAGCGCGCCGAGGGGCTGTTCGGCAAGAAAGTGCTGGATGTAGGCTGCGGCGGCGGTATTCTGGCCGAAAGCATGGCAAAGGAAGGCGCCGATGTCACCGGCCTGGATATGGGCGCGGAACCGTTGCAGGTGGCCCGCCTACACGCGCTGGAAAGCGGCATGACGATGAATTACATTCAGGAAACCGTGGAAGCGCATTCCCAGGCGCACCCCGGCGAATACGATGTGGTTACCTGCATGGAAATGCTGGAGCACGTTCCCGATCCGCAGTCAGTGGTTCAAGCCTGCGCGCAGTTAGTCAAGCCGGGCGGCCACGTGTTCTTCTCCACCATTAATCGCAACGCCAAAGCCTGGGCGATGGCCGTTATCGGCGCCGAATACATTTTGAAGATGGTGCCGCGCGGAACGCACGATATAAAAAAATTCATTCGCCCGGCGGAGCTGATCGGCTGGATCGATACCACGCCGTTGCGCGAACGGCACATCATCGGGCTGCACTATAACCCGTTGACGGACCACTTCAAACTCGGCCCCAATGTAGACGTCAATTATATGCTGCACACCCGGCGCGAAGCGTAA
- the nrdA gene encoding class 1a ribonucleoside-diphosphate reductase subunit alpha, with product MNQSLLVTKRDGSKEKINLDKIHRVITWAAEGLHNVSVSQVELRSHIQFYDGIRTADIHETIIKAAADLISRESPDYQYLAARLAIFHLRKKAYGQFEPPTLLAHVAKMVDMGKYDKHLLEDYTAEEFAEMDGFIDHWRDMNFSYAAVKQLEGKYLVQNRVTGEIYESAQFLYILVAACLFSGYPRETRLNYVKRFYDAISTFKISLPTPIMSGVRTPTRQFSSCVLIECGDSLDSINATSSAIVKYVSQRAGIGINAGRIRALGSPIRGGEAFHTGCIPFYKHFQTAVKSCSQGGVRGGAATLFYPLWHLEVESLLVLKNNRGVEGNRVRHLDYGVQLNKLMYQRLVKGEEITLFSPSDVPGLYDAFFADQDEFERLYVQYEQDDSIRKQRIKAVELFSLMMQERASTGRIYIQNVDHCNTHSPFDANIAPVRQSNLCLEIALPTKPLEDVNDENGEIALCTLSAFNLGAIDSLDDLEELATLAVRALDALLDYQDYPIPAAKRGAMGRRTLGIGVINFAYYLAKNGVRYSDGSANNLTHKTFEAIQYYLLKASNVLAREQGACPWFNETTYSQGILPIDTYKRDLDAICNESLHYDWETLRNDIKEYGLRNSTLSALMPSETSSQISNATNGIEPPRGHISVKASKDGILRQVVPEYEKLKDAYELLWEMPSNDGYLQLVGLMQKFVDQAISSNTNYDPSRFPSGKVPMKQLLKDLLTAYKFGVKTLYYQNTRDGAEDAQDDLLAAEPQDDGCEGGACKI from the coding sequence ATGAACCAGAGCCTGCTAGTAACCAAACGCGATGGCAGTAAAGAAAAAATCAATCTGGACAAAATCCACCGAGTCATCACCTGGGCCGCGGAAGGATTGCACAATGTCTCTGTTTCTCAGGTCGAGTTGCGATCCCACATTCAGTTCTACGACGGCATCCGCACCGCTGATATCCATGAAACCATTATCAAAGCAGCGGCCGATCTGATCTCCCGCGAAAGCCCGGATTACCAGTATCTGGCCGCGCGCCTGGCCATTTTTCACCTGCGTAAAAAAGCCTACGGCCAGTTCGAACCGCCAACGCTGTTGGCTCACGTCGCCAAAATGGTCGACATGGGCAAATACGACAAGCACCTGCTGGAAGACTATACGGCGGAAGAGTTCGCCGAGATGGACGGCTTCATCGACCACTGGCGCGACATGAATTTCTCTTATGCCGCGGTCAAACAGCTGGAAGGGAAATACCTGGTGCAGAACCGCGTTACCGGCGAAATCTACGAAAGCGCGCAATTTCTGTATATTCTGGTCGCCGCCTGCCTGTTCTCCGGCTATCCGCGGGAAACCCGTCTGAATTACGTGAAGCGCTTCTACGACGCGATCTCGACGTTTAAAATTTCGCTGCCGACGCCGATTATGTCCGGCGTCCGCACGCCGACCCGCCAGTTCAGCTCTTGTGTTCTGATCGAGTGCGGCGACAGCCTGGATTCCATCAACGCGACATCCAGCGCCATCGTAAAATATGTGTCGCAACGCGCGGGCATCGGCATCAATGCTGGCCGCATCCGCGCGCTGGGCAGCCCGATCCGTGGGGGCGAAGCCTTTCATACCGGCTGTATCCCGTTCTATAAACATTTCCAGACCGCGGTGAAATCCTGTTCGCAGGGCGGCGTGCGCGGCGGCGCGGCCACGTTGTTTTACCCATTGTGGCATCTGGAAGTGGAAAGCCTGCTGGTCTTGAAAAATAACCGCGGCGTTGAAGGCAACCGCGTCCGCCATCTCGACTACGGCGTGCAGCTCAACAAGCTGATGTATCAACGTTTGGTGAAAGGCGAAGAGATTACGCTGTTCAGCCCGTCGGACGTGCCGGGGCTCTATGACGCCTTCTTCGCCGATCAGGACGAATTCGAACGTCTCTACGTGCAATACGAGCAGGACGACAGCATCCGCAAGCAGCGTATCAAAGCGGTCGAGCTGTTCTCTCTGATGATGCAGGAGCGCGCCTCGACGGGCCGTATCTATATTCAGAACGTAGACCACTGTAATACCCACAGTCCGTTCGACGCTAACATAGCGCCGGTACGCCAGTCCAACCTGTGCCTGGAAATCGCCCTGCCGACCAAGCCGCTGGAAGATGTTAACGACGAAAACGGCGAGATCGCGCTCTGTACGCTATCCGCCTTTAACCTCGGCGCTATCGACAGCCTCGACGATCTGGAAGAGCTGGCGACGCTGGCGGTACGCGCGCTGGATGCGCTGCTGGATTATCAGGACTACCCGATCCCGGCCGCCAAACGCGGCGCGATGGGCCGGCGTACTCTGGGCATCGGCGTCATTAACTTCGCCTACTACCTGGCGAAAAACGGCGTTCGTTATTCCGACGGCAGCGCCAACAACCTGACGCACAAAACGTTTGAAGCTATTCAGTATTATCTGCTGAAAGCGTCCAACGTACTGGCGCGCGAGCAAGGCGCCTGCCCGTGGTTCAACGAAACGACCTACTCCCAGGGCATATTGCCGATTGATACCTACAAACGCGATCTTGACGCGATTTGTAACGAATCGCTGCATTATGACTGGGAAACGCTGCGTAACGACATTAAAGAATACGGCCTGCGCAACTCTACGCTGTCCGCGCTGATGCCGTCTGAAACCTCTTCGCAAATCTCCAACGCCACTAACGGCATTGAACCGCCGCGCGGCCACATCAGCGTTAAGGCGTCTAAAGATGGTATCTTGCGTCAGGTGGTGCCTGAGTATGAAAAGCTGAAAGACGCCTACGAACTGCTGTGGGAAATGCCTAGCAACGACGGTTATCTGCAGTTGGTCGGCCTGATGCAAAAATTTGTCGATCAGGCGATTTCGTCCAACACCAACTACGATCCGTCACGTTTCCCATCGGGAAAAGTGCCGATGAAGCAGTTGCTGAAAGATCTGCTGACGGCGTATAAGTTCGGCGTAAAAACGCTCTATTATCAGAACACCCGCGACGGCGCGGAAGATGCGCAGGACGATCTGCTGGCCGCCGAGCCGCAGGACGACGGTTGCGAAGGCGGAGCCTGTAAGATTTAA
- the yfaE gene encoding class I ribonucleotide reductase maintenance protein YfaE: protein MTASTITLRASGAQFTCSDRHATLLDALESQRMRVEYQCRSGYCGSCRIRLLKGKVAYRQTPLACIQQGEILPCCCMPVNDIELDM, encoded by the coding sequence ATGACGGCATCCACCATTACGCTGCGCGCGTCCGGCGCGCAGTTCACCTGTTCCGACCGGCACGCCACCCTGCTGGATGCGCTGGAATCTCAGCGAATGAGAGTGGAGTATCAATGCCGTTCCGGCTATTGCGGCTCATGCCGTATCCGCTTGCTCAAGGGTAAAGTGGCATACCGCCAGACGCCGCTGGCCTGCATTCAGCAGGGAGAAATCCTCCCCTGCTGCTGCATGCCCGTCAATGATATTGAACTGGATATGTGA
- the rcsC gene encoding two-component system sensor histidine kinase RcsC yields the protein MKYLASFHTTLKVSRYLFRVLAVMLWTLGALISIFYISNMLNEKESELRQEYNLSFDQSQGYIRHAADIVRELKYLAANRLMNTIGNQNQPIDGDSSLSIYPLLPGANCSVDYEDSNSSLAALNNFFNGWRENFSAVYDLNRVFFVGGDRQCMVDFGIRNQSLDRDTLLKNVQDRFVEQKNTNQSVIRDETVYWITPASISDVGYLYALTPIYIGSKLEVIMGIEQTIRLDDFVLLGKFPISAKLINQYNQTVLQFSEESGHHSSSTSIYPVDHNYFGYVNGYDEIILKKSLLPTNFSIIYSLPLKVLLSHIGPLIINMTVLNTLSAILLFMLSWFFERKMLLPAEVNAFQLEENEQFNRKIVASAPVGICILRINDGTNILSNELAHNYLNLLTHEDRLRITRIICEQQSKFVDVMTSRNHHLQISFVHSRYRNENVAICVLLDVSARVKMEESLQEMANAAEQASQSKSMFLATVSHELRTPLYGIIGNLDLLQTKALPKDANRLVAAMNNSSSLLLKIISDILDFSKIESEQLKIEPCDFAPHEVISHISSNYLPLVVKKRLTLYCFIDPNVPVSLSGDPVRLQQVLSNLLSNAIKFTDTGCIIFQVGCRDGYLEFLVRDTGLGIPFRETVKLFDPFFQAGSGVQRHFQGTGLGLAICEKLVNLMDGDISIESEPGLGSQFGVRIPLYKASYVPLAISAGLQGKICWLMVRNARMESYLLAFLQAHGMQACRYQHQTIGRDDVIISDYPVSQQFEARAFIIISGSHTGSAQEIRPGYWVHSTSAPQYLPNLLEKIYRPDVDASSHTALSTPLNNYSCVENGDIMILVVDDHPINRRLLADQLGSLGYMVMTANDGVDALSVLSKNKIDIVLTDVNMPNMDGYRLTQRLREMEMTFPVIGVTANALAEERQRCLQSGMDNCLSKPVTLDTLQQSLSYYSNVVRQSRQATEASET from the coding sequence TTGAAATATCTGGCCTCGTTCCATACGACATTAAAAGTCTCCCGTTATTTGTTCCGAGTGCTGGCGGTTATGCTATGGACGCTTGGCGCGCTGATATCCATTTTTTATATCAGCAACATGCTGAATGAAAAAGAATCGGAGCTGCGTCAGGAATACAACCTGAGCTTCGATCAGTCTCAGGGCTATATTCGTCACGCCGCGGATATTGTGCGCGAGCTTAAATATCTGGCCGCCAACCGTCTGATGAACACCATCGGGAATCAAAACCAGCCGATTGATGGGGATTCATCCTTATCAATTTATCCGCTATTGCCTGGGGCGAACTGCTCGGTTGATTATGAGGATAGTAATAGCTCCTTAGCCGCGCTGAATAATTTTTTTAACGGCTGGCGAGAAAACTTTTCCGCCGTGTACGATCTTAATCGGGTGTTTTTTGTCGGCGGCGATCGGCAGTGTATGGTCGATTTCGGTATTCGCAATCAGTCGCTCGACCGCGATACTCTGCTTAAGAATGTGCAGGATCGCTTTGTGGAGCAGAAAAATACCAATCAGTCCGTGATACGGGATGAAACCGTCTATTGGATTACGCCCGCCTCCATCTCGGATGTCGGTTATCTGTATGCGCTGACGCCAATCTATATCGGCAGCAAGCTGGAAGTGATCATGGGAATTGAGCAGACAATTCGCCTTGATGATTTTGTGCTGTTGGGGAAATTCCCGATCAGCGCCAAGCTGATCAACCAATATAACCAGACGGTACTGCAGTTTTCTGAGGAGTCTGGCCATCATTCCTCATCTACCAGCATCTATCCCGTCGATCATAACTATTTTGGCTACGTGAACGGTTATGACGAAATTATTCTGAAGAAGAGTCTGTTACCGACTAATTTCAGCATCATCTATTCTCTGCCGTTAAAGGTATTGTTGTCTCATATCGGGCCGCTGATTATTAATATGACGGTGCTTAATACGCTGTCGGCCATTCTATTGTTTATGCTGAGCTGGTTCTTCGAGCGGAAAATGTTGCTGCCTGCCGAAGTCAATGCGTTTCAGCTGGAAGAAAATGAACAGTTCAACCGTAAGATTGTGGCCTCCGCGCCGGTAGGGATCTGTATTCTGCGCATCAATGACGGGACGAATATTCTCAGTAATGAATTAGCGCATAATTACCTGAATTTGCTTACTCACGAAGATCGTCTGCGTATTACCCGTATTATTTGCGAGCAGCAGTCGAAGTTCGTCGATGTAATGACCAGCCGGAACCATCACCTGCAAATCAGCTTTGTGCACTCCCGTTATCGCAATGAGAATGTGGCGATCTGCGTGCTGCTGGACGTCAGCGCCCGGGTTAAAATGGAAGAGTCGCTGCAGGAAATGGCCAACGCCGCGGAGCAGGCGAGTCAGTCTAAGTCGATGTTCCTGGCAACGGTCAGTCACGAGTTGCGCACGCCGCTCTATGGCATTATCGGCAACCTGGATTTATTGCAGACCAAAGCCTTACCCAAGGATGCCAATCGTCTGGTGGCGGCGATGAATAACTCATCCTCGCTATTATTGAAAATCATCAGCGATATTCTCGACTTCTCCAAGATTGAATCTGAACAATTAAAAATTGAACCCTGTGATTTCGCGCCGCATGAGGTGATTAGTCATATTTCCAGCAACTATTTACCGTTGGTGGTGAAAAAACGCCTTACGCTGTACTGCTTTATTGACCCGAATGTGCCGGTCAGCTTATCCGGCGATCCGGTGCGCCTGCAGCAGGTGCTCTCTAACCTATTGAGCAACGCCATCAAGTTTACCGATACCGGATGCATTATTTTCCAGGTCGGCTGCCGCGACGGTTATCTGGAGTTTCTGGTGCGGGATACCGGGCTGGGCATCCCGTTCCGGGAAACCGTTAAGCTATTTGATCCCTTCTTCCAGGCCGGCAGCGGCGTTCAGCGCCATTTCCAGGGGACGGGGTTAGGTCTGGCCATCTGCGAGAAATTGGTCAACCTGATGGATGGCGATATCTCAATTGAATCGGAGCCTGGTCTGGGCAGCCAGTTCGGCGTCAGGATCCCGCTGTATAAAGCGAGTTATGTGCCGTTGGCGATCAGCGCCGGCTTGCAGGGAAAAATATGTTGGCTGATGGTGCGTAATGCGCGGATGGAGTCTTATTTGCTCGCGTTTTTACAGGCGCACGGGATGCAGGCTTGCCGTTATCAGCATCAAACCATCGGTCGGGATGATGTGATTATCAGCGATTATCCGGTTTCGCAGCAGTTTGAGGCGAGAGCCTTTATTATTATTAGCGGTTCGCACACCGGATCCGCACAGGAAATCCGCCCCGGATACTGGGTGCATAGCACCTCTGCGCCCCAATATTTGCCGAATTTGCTGGAGAAAATTTACCGCCCGGATGTAGATGCTTCATCGCATACCGCGCTCTCGACGCCGTTGAACAACTATAGCTGCGTCGAAAATGGCGACATTATGATTCTGGTGGTGGACGATCATCCGATCAACCGCCGCTTACTGGCCGATCAGCTAGGATCGCTGGGTTATATGGTGATGACGGCCAATGACGGCGTTGATGCGCTCAGCGTATTAAGCAAAAACAAAATCGATATCGTGCTGACGGATGTCAATATGCCGAATATGGATGGATACCGGTTAACGCAGCGGCTGCGTGAAATGGAAATGACTTTCCCGGTTATCGGCGTTACGGCGAATGCATTGGCGGAAGAACGGCAGCGCTGTCTGCAGTCGGGCATGGATAACTGTTTATCCAAACCCGTGACGCTGGATACCTTGCAGCAGAGCCTGTCCTATTACAGCAATGTGGTTCGTCAATCGAGGCAAGCGACGGAAGCATCAGAAACCTGA
- the gyrA gene encoding DNA topoisomerase (ATP-hydrolyzing) subunit A, protein MSDLAREITPVNIEEELKSSYLDYAMSVIVGRALPDVRDGLKPVHRRVLYAMSVLGNDWNKPYKKSARVVGDVIGKYHPHGDSAVYETIVRMAQPFSLRYMLVDGQGNFGSIDGDSAAAMRYTEIRMAKIAHELLADLEKDTVDFVPNYDGTEQIPDVMPTRIPNLLVNGSSGIAVGMATNIPPHNLTEVVNGCLAYIDDENISLEGLMEHIKGPDFPTAAIINGRRGIEEAYRTGRGKIYIRARAEVEVDDKNGRETIIVHEIPYQVNKARLIEKIAELVKDKRIEGISALRDESDKDGMRIVIEIKRDAVGEVVLNNLYSQTQLQTSFGINMVALHQGQPKIMPLKDILAAFVRHRREVVTRRTIFELRKARDRAHILEGLAIALANIDPIIELIRRAQSPAEAKAGLIAQSWELGTVAAMLERAGDDAARPEWLEPEFGIRDGRYYLTEQQAQAILDLRLQKLTGLEHEKLLDEYKALLEQIAELLYILESPERLMEVIREELEAIKEQYSDERRTEITVNTADINIEDLINQEDVVVTLSHQGYVKYQPLSDYEAQRRGGRGKSAARIKEEDFIDRLLVANTHDTILCFSSRGRLYWMKVYQLPEASRGARGRPIVNLLPLEPDERITAILPVREYEEGLNVFMATASGTVKKTALTEFSRPRSAGIIAVNLNDGDELIGVDLTDGSNEVMLFSADGKVVRFSEEAVRSMGRTATGVRGINLQGEDRVVSLIIPRGEGDILTVTQNGFGKRTAVSEYPTKSRATKGVISIKVSERNGKVVGAVQVDAADQIMMITDAGTLVRTRVSEVSIVGRNTQGVTLIRTAEDENVVGLQRVAEPVEDEELDGVASVDGEIAEDEGAADDIDADDDDIVEDDE, encoded by the coding sequence ATGAGCGACCTTGCCAGAGAAATCACACCGGTCAACATCGAAGAAGAGCTTAAGAGCTCATATCTGGACTATGCCATGTCCGTTATTGTCGGGCGTGCGTTACCAGATGTTCGTGATGGACTAAAGCCGGTACACCGCCGCGTGTTATACGCGATGAGTGTATTGGGGAATGACTGGAACAAACCTTATAAAAAATCGGCCCGCGTCGTTGGGGATGTGATCGGTAAATATCACCCACACGGCGATTCTGCCGTTTATGAAACTATCGTACGTATGGCGCAGCCGTTTTCACTGCGTTACATGCTGGTTGACGGACAGGGCAACTTTGGTTCAATTGACGGCGACTCAGCGGCGGCTATGCGTTATACCGAAATACGCATGGCGAAAATCGCCCATGAGTTGTTAGCCGATCTGGAAAAAGATACCGTTGATTTCGTGCCGAACTACGATGGCACGGAGCAAATTCCCGACGTCATGCCAACCCGTATACCTAACCTGTTGGTTAACGGGTCTTCCGGTATTGCGGTGGGGATGGCGACCAACATTCCGCCGCATAACCTGACGGAAGTGGTGAATGGCTGTCTGGCTTATATCGATGACGAAAACATCAGCCTTGAAGGGTTGATGGAGCATATTAAAGGGCCGGATTTTCCGACCGCCGCCATTATTAATGGCCGGCGCGGTATCGAAGAGGCTTACCGTACCGGACGCGGCAAGATTTATATTCGCGCGCGCGCCGAGGTGGAAGTCGACGATAAAAACGGGCGTGAAACCATTATCGTGCATGAAATTCCTTATCAGGTGAACAAAGCGCGCCTGATTGAAAAGATTGCCGAACTGGTGAAAGACAAGCGTATCGAGGGCATCAGCGCGCTGCGTGACGAATCCGATAAAGACGGTATGCGTATCGTCATCGAGATCAAACGCGATGCCGTGGGCGAAGTGGTTCTGAACAACCTTTACTCCCAGACGCAGCTGCAAACCTCTTTCGGCATCAACATGGTGGCGCTGCATCAGGGCCAGCCGAAGATTATGCCGCTGAAGGACATTCTCGCCGCGTTTGTCCGTCACCGCCGTGAAGTGGTGACCCGCCGGACCATTTTTGAACTGCGTAAAGCCCGCGACCGCGCGCACATCCTGGAAGGTCTGGCGATTGCGCTGGCTAACATCGATCCGATCATCGAGCTGATTCGCCGGGCGCAATCGCCGGCGGAGGCGAAGGCCGGATTGATCGCCCAATCGTGGGAGCTGGGTACGGTTGCCGCGATGCTGGAACGTGCGGGCGACGACGCCGCGCGTCCTGAATGGCTGGAGCCGGAGTTCGGCATCCGCGACGGGCGTTACTATCTGACGGAGCAACAGGCTCAGGCGATTCTGGATCTGCGTTTGCAGAAACTGACCGGTCTGGAGCATGAAAAACTGTTGGATGAATATAAAGCGTTGTTGGAGCAAATCGCCGAACTGCTTTATATCCTGGAAAGTCCTGAGCGCCTGATGGAAGTGATCCGCGAAGAGCTGGAAGCCATCAAGGAACAATACAGTGACGAGCGCCGTACTGAAATCACCGTCAATACCGCTGATATCAACATCGAAGATCTGATTAATCAGGAAGATGTGGTCGTAACCTTGTCGCATCAGGGCTACGTTAAATATCAGCCGCTGAGTGACTATGAAGCGCAGCGCCGCGGCGGGCGCGGCAAATCCGCCGCGCGTATTAAAGAAGAAGACTTTATCGATCGTCTGTTGGTCGCCAATACGCACGATACGATCCTGTGCTTCTCCAGCCGTGGCCGTCTGTATTGGATGAAGGTTTATCAGTTGCCGGAAGCCAGCCGCGGCGCGCGCGGCCGTCCTATCGTCAACCTGCTGCCGCTGGAGCCGGATGAACGTATCACGGCGATTTTACCGGTACGGGAATACGAAGAAGGGCTGAACGTCTTTATGGCGACCGCCAGCGGAACGGTGAAGAAAACCGCGCTGACCGAATTCAGCCGTCCGCGCAGCGCCGGCATCATCGCCGTTAATCTGAATGACGGCGATGAGCTGATTGGCGTCGATCTGACCGACGGCAGCAACGAAGTCATGCTGTTCTCGGCGGATGGGAAAGTCGTTCGCTTCTCTGAAGAAGCGGTGCGCTCCATGGGCCGTACCGCGACCGGGGTGCGCGGCATCAACCTGCAAGGCGAAGATCGCGTCGTTTCCCTGATTATTCCGCGAGGCGAGGGCGACATCCTGACCGTGACGCAGAATGGTTTTGGTAAGCGTACCGCGGTCAGCGAATACCCGACCAAGTCCCGCGCCACCAAGGGGGTTATCTCCATCAAGGTGAGCGAGCGCAACGGCAAAGTTGTCGGCGCCGTTCAGGTAGACGCCGCCGATCAGATCATGATGATCACCGATGCCGGAACGCTGGTTCGTACCCGTGTTTCCGAAGTCAGTATCGTTGGGCGTAATACCCAGGGCGTAACGCTGATTCGTACGGCTGAAGATGAAAATGTGGTGGGTCTGCAACGTGTAGCCGAACCGGTGGAAGATGAAGAGTTGGATGGCGTTGCCAGCGTTGACGGTGAAATCGCCGAAGACGAAGGCGCTGCCGACGACATTGACGCCGATGATGACGACATCGTGGAAGACGACGAATAA
- the nrdB gene encoding class Ia ribonucleoside-diphosphate reductase subunit beta: MAYTTFSQNKNDQLLEPMFFGQSVNVARYDQQKYEIFEKLIEKQLSFFWRPEEVDVSRDRIDYQGLPEHEKHIFISNLKYQTLLDSIQGRSPNVALLPLISIPELETWVETWSFSETIHSRSYTHIIRNIVNDPSLVFDDIVTNEEILKRAKDISGYYDTLIEMTGYYHLLGEGTHLVNGKTVTVNLHELKKSLYLCLMSVNALEAIRFYVSFACSFAFAERELMEGNAKIIKLIARDEALHLTGTQHMLNLMRSGHDDPDMAQIAAECQQECYDLFVLAAQQEKEWAEYLFRDGSMIGLNKDILCQYIEYITNIRMQAVGLSLPFETRTNPIPWINAWLVSDNVQVAPQEVEVSSYLVGQIDSEINADDLSDFQL; the protein is encoded by the coding sequence ATGGCCTATACCACTTTTTCACAGAATAAAAACGACCAGTTACTAGAACCTATGTTCTTTGGTCAATCGGTTAACGTTGCCCGTTACGATCAGCAAAAATACGAAATCTTTGAAAAGCTGATCGAAAAACAGCTCTCTTTCTTCTGGCGTCCGGAAGAGGTTGACGTTTCCCGCGATCGCATCGACTATCAGGGGCTGCCGGAGCACGAAAAACACATTTTTATCAGTAACCTGAAATACCAGACCCTGCTGGATTCCATTCAAGGCCGCAGCCCGAACGTGGCGCTGCTGCCGCTGATTTCCATTCCGGAGCTGGAGACCTGGGTGGAAACCTGGTCGTTTTCCGAAACCATCCACTCACGCTCCTACACGCATATCATCCGTAACATCGTCAACGATCCGTCGCTGGTGTTTGACGACATCGTGACCAATGAAGAGATCCTGAAGCGCGCCAAGGACATTTCCGGTTATTACGACACGCTTATCGAGATGACCGGTTACTATCACCTGTTGGGTGAAGGAACCCACCTGGTGAATGGTAAAACCGTTACCGTTAACCTGCATGAGCTGAAAAAGAGCCTGTATCTGTGCCTGATGAGCGTCAACGCGCTGGAAGCGATCCGCTTCTACGTCAGCTTCGCCTGTTCGTTCGCCTTTGCCGAACGCGAACTGATGGAAGGCAACGCGAAAATCATCAAGCTGATCGCCCGTGATGAAGCGCTGCACCTGACCGGCACCCAGCATATGCTGAACCTGATGCGTTCAGGCCACGACGATCCGGATATGGCCCAGATCGCGGCAGAATGCCAGCAAGAATGCTATGACCTGTTCGTGCTCGCCGCACAGCAGGAAAAAGAGTGGGCCGAATATCTGTTCCGCGACGGCTCCATGATTGGTTTGAATAAAGATATTCTTTGTCAGTACATTGAATACATCACCAATATCCGCATGCAGGCCGTAGGTCTGTCGCTGCCGTTTGAAACGCGCACCAATCCGATTCCGTGGATTAACGCCTGGCTGGTTTCCGATAACGTGCAGGTTGCCCCGCAGGAAGTGGAAGTCAGTTCCTATCTGGTGGGTCAGATTGATTCTGAAATCAATGCCGACGACCTCAGCGACTTCCAACTGTAA